The following proteins come from a genomic window of Pseudomonas cichorii:
- the lptG gene encoding LPS export ABC transporter permease LptG, with amino-acid sequence MVKLDRYIGKSVFLAIMAVLGIILGLASLFAFIDEMGDISDSYTLMDAGSFVLMTAPRRVYDMLPMAALIGCLIGLGTLASSSELTIMRAAGVSIARIVWAVMKPMLFLMAAGVLVGEYVAPYAENQAQAARSLAQGSGDSQSAKHGLWHRQGDEFIHINTVQPNGLMYGVTRYRFDEQHHMLTSSFARQANYMTDYWELKDVSTTYFRDGSTEVIKTPVERWEVSLSPQLLSTVIMPPESLSISGLWSYAHYLADQGLSNGRYWLAFWTKVLQPLVTVALVLMAISFIFGPLRSVTLGQRVFTGVLVGFTFRIIQDLLGPSSLVFGFSPLFAVLVPAAACALAGVLLLRRAG; translated from the coding sequence GTGGTTAAGCTCGATCGATACATTGGTAAAAGCGTATTCCTGGCGATCATGGCGGTGCTGGGGATCATTCTGGGGCTGGCATCGCTGTTCGCCTTCATCGACGAGATGGGCGATATCAGTGACAGCTACACCCTGATGGATGCTGGCAGCTTCGTCCTCATGACCGCCCCGCGGCGGGTCTACGACATGCTGCCGATGGCCGCCCTGATCGGTTGCCTGATCGGTCTGGGTACCCTGGCCAGCAGCAGCGAACTGACCATCATGCGGGCCGCCGGTGTGTCCATTGCACGCATCGTCTGGGCCGTCATGAAGCCCATGCTGTTCCTTATGGCTGCCGGTGTGCTGGTGGGTGAGTATGTTGCGCCCTACGCTGAAAACCAGGCTCAGGCCGCTCGTTCGCTGGCTCAGGGCAGCGGCGACTCCCAGAGTGCCAAGCATGGCTTGTGGCACCGTCAGGGCGATGAGTTCATCCACATCAACACGGTTCAACCCAACGGGCTGATGTATGGCGTGACGCGCTATCGTTTCGATGAGCAGCACCACATGCTGACGTCGAGCTTCGCCAGACAGGCCAACTACATGACCGATTACTGGGAGCTGAAAGACGTCAGCACCACGTATTTCCGTGATGGCAGCACCGAAGTCATCAAGACGCCGGTGGAGCGTTGGGAAGTCTCCCTCAGCCCGCAACTGCTGAGCACGGTCATCATGCCGCCCGAGTCGTTGTCGATTTCCGGTCTGTGGAGCTATGCCCACTATCTGGCGGATCAGGGCCTGAGCAATGGCCGTTACTGGCTGGCGTTCTGGACCAAGGTCCTGCAGCCGCTGGTGACGGTGGCGCTGGTGCTGATGGCAATCTCGTTCATCTTCGGCCCGCTGCGTTCCGTGACCCTGGGGCAGCGTGTCTTCACGGGTGTGCTGGTAGGCTTTACCTTCCGTATTATTCAGGACCTGCTGGGCCCGTCGAGCCTGGTGTTCGGCTTCTCGCCGCTGTTCGCGGTGCTGGTGCCGGCAGCCGCCTGTGCCCTGGCGGGTGTGCTGTTGCTTCGCCGCGCAGGATGA